The Candidatus Nitrosymbiomonas proteolyticus genome has a segment encoding these proteins:
- a CDS encoding exopolyphosphatase gives MFESAQVTGLGTGARQSGLLQAEPMNRTLEALRGAFEKAAHHGAESTLAAATMALRIATNADEFLGAARSQGTPVTVISGEDEARLGFESVSADPRWAGDRRITILDPGGHSTEIVTSERKGAGWSQKFESSFAVGALGLLEGPLEAESPDAAALVRASTEIDECLNARLPELPAGRIVSLGATPVNLTRIELGLTEWDPEAIHGFELGLATISGYVQKLSALSLEQRRELRGIEPGREATLPGGALILERCLHYLRAETCSVSVRGWRHAMIEQESWWRPGELTGGVQKNAQQFDSA, from the coding sequence GTGTTCGAGTCGGCGCAAGTCACCGGGCTAGGAACAGGGGCGCGGCAGTCCGGGCTTCTCCAAGCCGAGCCCATGAATCGAACCCTCGAAGCGCTTCGAGGCGCGTTCGAGAAGGCCGCCCACCACGGGGCCGAATCGACCCTCGCGGCCGCCACGATGGCCCTGCGCATCGCCACGAATGCCGACGAGTTCCTCGGTGCCGCTCGATCCCAAGGCACTCCCGTCACGGTGATTTCTGGCGAAGATGAGGCAAGGCTCGGATTCGAATCGGTTTCCGCCGATCCGAGGTGGGCGGGCGATCGCCGGATCACCATCCTCGACCCTGGGGGCCACAGCACCGAAATCGTCACGAGCGAGAGGAAAGGCGCGGGTTGGAGCCAGAAGTTTGAGAGTTCATTCGCGGTAGGCGCGTTGGGGCTGCTGGAGGGGCCACTCGAGGCAGAGAGTCCCGACGCGGCTGCCCTCGTTCGCGCCTCGACGGAGATCGACGAGTGCCTGAACGCCCGCCTCCCCGAGTTGCCCGCCGGACGCATCGTAAGCCTTGGGGCGACTCCAGTTAACCTCACGCGGATCGAACTCGGACTCACCGAATGGGATCCAGAGGCGATTCACGGGTTCGAACTCGGGCTCGCGACGATCAGCGGGTACGTGCAGAAGCTGAGCGCCCTGAGCCTCGAACAACGCCGCGAACTCCGGGGGATCGAGCCGGGCCGAGAAGCCACTCTTCCAGGAGGAGCGCTCATCCTCGAACGGTGCCTGCACTACCTCCGAGCCGAAACCTGCTCCGTCAGTGTTCGCGGCTGGAGACATGCAATGATCGAGCAGGAATCCTGGTGGCGCCCCGGCGAATTGACCGGCGGGGTGCAGAAAAATGCTCAACAGTTTGACTCCGCATGA
- a CDS encoding xylulokinase, with protein sequence MAKLLGIDLGTSGCKAVLIDPSGRVLAQASAPYPLRTPQPGWTEQDPEDWWSAVQQVLSRIGVRSPDAIGLTGQMHGAVCLDGRGDVIRPAILWNDQRTVAESAEIDRVIGTSRFRSITCNPPLTGFQAPKLLWIRNHEPENFARIRKVLLPKDYVRFRLSSEFLSEVSDASGTALFDVPNRRWSREVIRELGFREDWFPEVSESDAASAETKGSAYFSEGIPIVGGGGDQAAGAVGAGCVAEGRVSASLGTSGVVFAPTSAPVYDEAGATHTFCHANRAWHLMGVMLSCGGALQWFRDEFLAGGTYDELAEMASRVSAGAKGLTFLPYLAGERTPHNDPHARAAFVGATLSHGKAEFARAVYEGISFGIADGLDLLRGLGVAPDEIRIVGGGAKSEFWVQMLSDVLGVACVRLEADEGPAFGAALLAGVGCGVWSDVETACRDTVRVKDRFVPSHEGAYDSALELFRSRYSCVVRKPRQ encoded by the coding sequence GTGGCGAAGCTGTTGGGAATCGATCTTGGAACGAGCGGGTGCAAGGCGGTCTTGATCGACCCGAGCGGCCGGGTGTTGGCGCAAGCGTCCGCGCCGTATCCGTTGCGAACTCCGCAGCCGGGCTGGACCGAACAGGACCCTGAGGACTGGTGGTCGGCGGTGCAACAGGTCTTGAGTCGCATCGGAGTCCGGAGCCCTGACGCGATCGGGCTTACGGGGCAGATGCACGGGGCGGTATGCCTCGACGGACGAGGGGACGTTATTCGCCCCGCGATCCTTTGGAACGACCAGCGCACCGTCGCGGAGTCGGCCGAGATCGACCGCGTGATCGGCACGTCGCGATTCCGTTCGATCACCTGCAATCCGCCGCTCACGGGGTTCCAAGCGCCGAAACTCCTCTGGATTCGAAATCACGAACCCGAGAATTTCGCGCGAATTCGAAAGGTGTTGCTGCCCAAAGACTACGTCCGCTTCCGGCTTTCGAGCGAGTTTCTTTCGGAGGTCTCGGATGCGAGCGGAACTGCGCTGTTCGACGTGCCGAATCGAAGGTGGTCGAGGGAGGTGATTCGGGAACTCGGATTCCGGGAAGACTGGTTCCCTGAGGTCAGCGAGTCTGATGCAGCTTCTGCAGAAACGAAGGGAAGCGCATATTTTTCGGAGGGGATTCCCATTGTCGGCGGGGGCGGAGACCAAGCCGCAGGCGCCGTCGGCGCGGGGTGCGTGGCTGAGGGCCGGGTGAGCGCGAGCCTAGGCACGAGCGGCGTGGTGTTCGCCCCGACCTCTGCGCCTGTCTACGACGAAGCTGGAGCGACGCACACGTTTTGCCATGCGAACCGTGCTTGGCATCTGATGGGTGTGATGCTCAGTTGCGGGGGCGCGCTCCAGTGGTTTCGCGATGAGTTCCTCGCGGGCGGAACTTATGATGAACTGGCGGAGATGGCCTCGAGGGTCTCGGCGGGGGCGAAGGGCCTGACCTTCTTGCCCTACCTCGCCGGTGAGCGGACTCCCCACAACGACCCTCACGCTCGCGCGGCGTTCGTGGGGGCGACCCTCTCTCATGGAAAGGCCGAGTTCGCCAGGGCCGTGTACGAAGGGATCAGCTTTGGTATTGCCGATGGGCTCGATCTCCTTCGCGGGCTTGGCGTCGCCCCCGATGAGATCCGAATCGTGGGAGGGGGGGCCAAGAGTGAGTTCTGGGTTCAGATGCTTTCTGATGTGCTCGGAGTCGCTTGCGTCAGGTTGGAAGCCGACGAAGGCCCAGCCTTTGGCGCGGCTCTGTTGGCGGGCGTGGGGTGTGGAGTCTGGAGCGACGTCGAAACCGCGTGCCGCGACACCGTGCGCGTCAAGGACCGGTTCGTACCTTCCCACGAAGGCGCGTATGACTCCGCGCTCGAACTCTTCCGATCGCGCTACTCGTGCGTCGTCCGGAAGCCCCGCCAGTAA
- a CDS encoding ribosomal protein S1, with protein sequence MPIDQDLTPHGEPEMTPSPEATGEAPDTSADIDVDVPSTLPEAEESTASTELDAAPEVETPPVPEADEPGEPASQPGPVEESIAASESEPEPTPEPEPSHEPAQQPIAAAAPANDEDLFEQAMIAMESEDSVGDIDAAYKRLSRGDRIEATVIQVDRDRVFVDLGTKAEGIVPLGELSEDPVEDATHHFKIGDKINVVVIRPEGNEGNPIVSKKRADFEKTWVRIEEAHRNGTILHAPVLERVKGGLVVDIGVRGFIPATHVGTGKLRNIDRFVGEVIDCRVIEIDRDRKKVVLSNREAAEEVRKEAKERLFREAKPGDVLDGTVRRLTDYGAFVDLGGVDGLLHISEMSWMRIQHPREMFKEGQDIQVMILRLDPDHGKISLGHRQVLPDPWNLIRETYRQGQKLTVVVSRLVQNGAFVKLPEGAEAFLPLSEMSVRRLRKPSEAVEEGQEVEVQIIDLKPDERRMVLSMRALGSSTMPQVTFDEPDREMRRVPSGGKKRKKGRKGRDEEDVEEFIAGPTRRGFSGSSGVTIGERLGMLKGFASRDEDIEDEVAEIDIEEPEEPAEAPASDNE encoded by the coding sequence ATGCCAATTGACCAAGACCTGACGCCGCACGGGGAACCAGAGATGACCCCGTCTCCCGAGGCAACGGGAGAGGCGCCCGATACGTCCGCCGACATCGATGTCGATGTCCCCTCTACCTTGCCAGAAGCCGAGGAATCCACGGCTTCGACTGAACTCGACGCTGCCCCGGAAGTGGAAACGCCTCCTGTGCCGGAAGCTGACGAGCCGGGCGAGCCCGCTTCTCAGCCGGGGCCGGTAGAAGAGTCGATCGCCGCCTCGGAGTCCGAACCGGAACCGACGCCTGAACCGGAGCCTTCGCACGAGCCGGCGCAGCAACCCATAGCGGCGGCAGCCCCAGCCAACGACGAGGACCTTTTTGAGCAGGCGATGATCGCCATGGAATCGGAAGATTCGGTCGGCGACATCGACGCGGCTTACAAGCGGCTTTCGCGCGGCGACCGGATCGAGGCAACGGTCATCCAAGTGGACCGCGACCGTGTGTTCGTCGATCTCGGCACCAAAGCCGAGGGCATCGTCCCGCTGGGCGAGCTGTCGGAAGATCCGGTGGAAGACGCGACCCACCACTTCAAGATCGGGGACAAGATCAACGTCGTCGTGATCCGCCCGGAGGGGAACGAGGGCAACCCGATCGTCTCCAAGAAGCGTGCGGACTTCGAAAAGACTTGGGTCCGCATCGAAGAAGCGCATCGTAACGGCACGATTCTCCACGCCCCTGTGTTGGAGCGCGTGAAGGGCGGATTGGTCGTGGACATCGGGGTGCGCGGGTTCATCCCGGCAACGCACGTCGGGACGGGCAAGCTTCGCAATATCGATCGGTTCGTGGGCGAAGTGATCGACTGCCGAGTCATCGAGATCGATCGTGATCGGAAGAAGGTCGTGCTCTCCAACCGTGAGGCCGCGGAAGAAGTGCGGAAAGAAGCGAAGGAGAGGCTGTTCCGCGAGGCTAAACCTGGGGACGTCCTCGACGGTACGGTTCGGCGCCTTACGGATTACGGCGCGTTCGTCGACTTAGGCGGCGTGGACGGTTTGCTGCACATCAGCGAGATGAGCTGGATGCGAATTCAGCATCCGCGAGAGATGTTTAAGGAAGGCCAGGACATCCAGGTGATGATCCTTCGGCTCGACCCCGATCACGGGAAGATCAGCCTTGGGCATCGGCAGGTCTTGCCCGACCCTTGGAACCTGATTCGGGAGACGTATCGCCAGGGTCAGAAGCTGACCGTCGTCGTCAGCCGATTGGTGCAAAACGGCGCGTTCGTCAAGCTGCCCGAGGGCGCGGAGGCGTTCCTGCCTCTCAGCGAGATGTCGGTTCGCAGGCTACGAAAACCGTCCGAAGCCGTCGAGGAAGGCCAGGAGGTCGAGGTTCAGATCATCGACCTGAAGCCCGACGAGCGGCGCATGGTCCTCAGCATGAGGGCTCTGGGATCGAGCACGATGCCGCAGGTGACGTTCGACGAACCGGACCGCGAGATGCGCCGAGTTCCGAGCGGCGGGAAGAAGCGCAAGAAAGGGCGCAAAGGCCGCGACGAAGAGGATGTGGAGGAGTTCATCGCTGGGCCGACCCGACGGGGCTTCTCAGGGTCGAGCGGCGTCACGATCGGCGAGCGTCTGGGGATGTTGAAGGGTTTCGCCTCGCGGGACGAAGACATTGAAGACGAGGTCGCCGAGATCGACATCGAAGAGCCTGAGGAGCCGGCCGAAGCTCCCGCAAGCGACAACGAGTAA
- a CDS encoding dephospho-CoA kinase translates to MASGELPRIAITGGIAEGKTTVLGYLREMGIPTASADDVAAEVFADKATQARIAEIAELSMPLDRARLRARIAADPFARRNLNRLLHPLILDRLRKESAHFFEVPLLVETCLQREFDEIWVVTCGRAEQRRRLAERLGSELEVDAALSTQLPTEVKLCFADVVLRTNQAEPTVKANVAEHIHRIFR, encoded by the coding sequence ATGGCGAGCGGAGAACTCCCCAGAATCGCAATCACCGGGGGCATCGCCGAAGGCAAGACCACCGTCCTGGGCTATCTCCGCGAAATGGGAATCCCGACGGCTTCAGCCGACGACGTCGCGGCAGAAGTTTTCGCCGACAAAGCGACGCAAGCCAGAATCGCAGAAATTGCGGAACTTTCCATGCCCCTCGACCGGGCCCGGCTCAGGGCGCGGATCGCTGCGGACCCTTTCGCGCGGCGAAACCTGAACCGCCTGCTGCATCCCCTGATTCTCGATCGTTTGAGGAAAGAATCCGCTCATTTTTTTGAAGTGCCGCTCCTCGTCGAAACTTGTTTGCAGCGTGAGTTCGACGAGATTTGGGTTGTGACGTGCGGACGAGCCGAACAGCGGCGGAGGCTGGCCGAGCGGCTGGGAAGCGAACTCGAAGTGGACGCGGCGTTGTCGACACAGTTGCCCACCGAGGTAAAACTGTGCTTCGCAGACGTTGTTTTGCGAACCAATCAAGCGGAGCCCACCGTCAAGGCAAATGTAGCCGAGCACATCCATCGGATTTTTAGGTAG
- a CDS encoding organic solvent tolerance protein OstA, with translation MMGWKRGFLTVACVGALSLIAFAQNASIRLTSYPAMSVADGRSSLTITAEVRERGGKLVPDGTKIVFSTTMGSFREPVVETSGGMARGILVAGSIAGTARITASALTFSAVSTLDIEFVSDRSLLNSAKEYIEVTANPYLMYSTDLRILGAAGSDRGVSLRYREVEVDADDVQLNVPTYELRARKALLRIGKHKYFFDDLYLKLNERRGYGTTTATLPVPRLVQVGTKFVPVVEERERYGIVQISASSLRLPSEFVPPSLFEFEDLSEAATAISAKKAVVFPRKEVHFHSTEIYVGPTRVLKLPLFQVSIYGQTPILTEQIFNVYDNQVSVNYPHYLSLRPGTTSLLRFRAGDQYGRNYSTSGGMFMDYELNWNQGDDMDGGMIFSGIGRSDWGAGIRQYWKFNDRASMSAQVDFPAHKSLFGSGMVQHVFDGFQATLSANSSRSIRGPKYQSENYAFVVEKDPTRLGSYGKLYLGLTATQSRTQSTYFNREQEAYGARARFQMIPKAVDRDTTLNASAMVSRLYGSNTNEGLTFLADFSLSRRLGRSASMLVSYNFAEDAYTSSLTGRHSLSLQTYYSAGNTSISLFGSKSLDLDRHNYFVDASYRLSSLWRLSSSHTISRYVGQSYVDGYYMISYRLGYREVGLLYSTDTKRLGIQILGAYID, from the coding sequence ATGATGGGCTGGAAGCGAGGATTCCTAACGGTCGCTTGCGTTGGGGCGTTGAGTCTGATCGCCTTCGCGCAGAACGCTTCCATTCGGCTCACTAGCTATCCGGCCATGAGCGTTGCCGACGGACGCAGCAGCCTTACGATTACCGCAGAGGTCAGGGAGCGTGGGGGCAAGCTGGTGCCGGACGGCACGAAGATCGTGTTTTCCACGACGATGGGGAGTTTTCGGGAGCCGGTCGTCGAGACCAGCGGCGGAATGGCTCGGGGCATCCTCGTTGCAGGATCGATCGCCGGAACGGCTCGAATTACGGCTTCGGCGCTCACCTTCAGCGCCGTTTCCACACTCGACATCGAATTCGTCAGCGATCGGTCGCTGCTGAATTCCGCCAAAGAGTACATCGAGGTCACCGCAAACCCCTACCTCATGTACAGCACCGACCTTCGGATTCTTGGCGCCGCGGGTTCTGACCGAGGGGTCTCGCTTCGCTACCGCGAGGTCGAAGTTGACGCGGACGATGTCCAACTCAACGTCCCCACCTACGAGCTGCGAGCCCGGAAAGCGCTGCTGAGGATCGGCAAGCACAAGTACTTCTTCGACGACCTCTACCTGAAGCTCAACGAGAGAAGGGGGTATGGCACGACGACGGCGACCCTTCCGGTGCCCCGATTGGTGCAAGTGGGAACGAAGTTCGTTCCCGTAGTCGAGGAGCGCGAGAGGTACGGGATCGTTCAGATTTCGGCCTCGTCGCTGCGACTGCCTTCGGAGTTCGTCCCGCCTTCGCTGTTCGAGTTTGAAGACTTGAGCGAGGCGGCCACCGCGATCTCTGCGAAGAAGGCTGTCGTGTTTCCTCGTAAGGAGGTCCACTTCCATAGCACTGAGATCTATGTCGGACCTACGCGGGTCCTCAAGCTGCCGCTCTTCCAGGTCAGCATCTACGGCCAGACGCCCATTTTGACCGAGCAGATATTCAACGTCTACGACAACCAGGTCTCGGTCAATTACCCTCATTATCTTTCCCTTCGACCCGGAACCACGAGCCTGCTTCGGTTCCGCGCGGGCGACCAGTACGGCAGGAACTATTCCACCAGCGGCGGGATGTTCATGGATTACGAGTTGAACTGGAACCAGGGCGACGACATGGACGGGGGCATGATCTTTAGTGGAATCGGGAGGAGCGATTGGGGAGCGGGCATCCGGCAGTATTGGAAGTTCAACGATCGGGCGAGCATGAGCGCGCAGGTCGATTTTCCCGCCCACAAGAGCCTCTTTGGCTCCGGAATGGTTCAGCACGTGTTCGATGGGTTTCAGGCCACGCTCAGCGCGAATAGCTCTCGGTCGATCCGAGGCCCCAAGTATCAAAGCGAAAACTACGCGTTCGTCGTAGAAAAGGACCCGACGCGCCTGGGCTCTTACGGCAAGCTCTATCTCGGACTGACGGCGACGCAGAGCCGAACTCAATCGACCTACTTCAATCGAGAACAGGAAGCCTACGGAGCCCGCGCGAGATTCCAGATGATCCCGAAAGCGGTTGATCGGGATACGACGCTCAACGCTTCGGCCATGGTGAGCCGCCTTTATGGTTCGAACACGAACGAGGGCTTGACCTTCCTGGCGGATTTCTCGCTCAGCCGACGATTGGGGAGGAGCGCTTCGATGCTGGTCTCCTACAACTTCGCCGAGGACGCCTACACCAGTTCGCTCACAGGCAGGCACTCGTTGAGTTTGCAGACCTACTATTCGGCAGGCAATACGTCGATCTCGCTTTTCGGCAGCAAGAGTCTCGACCTCGACCGGCACAACTACTTCGTGGATGCGAGCTACCGGCTCAGCAGCCTTTGGAGGCTTTCGAGCTCCCACACGATCTCGCGCTATGTGGGCCAGTCCTACGTCGACGGCTACTACATGATTTCCTATCGACTCGGGTATCGAGAAGTCGGTTTGCTGTATTCCACCGACACGAAACGCCTCGGAATCCAGATACTCGGTGCTTACATTGATTAG
- a CDS encoding L-aspartate oxidase, which yields MVRARVGLRFDYLAIGSGLAGLTFALRAAEQGTVGVVTKSAASEANTSYAQGGIAAAVGEADSWELHEQDTLIAGAGLCDPLAVRFLVQNAPAAIEWLLSLGVPFDRGPGGLDLGLEGGHSQRRIVHSKDRTGWEIERTMIDSIRAHPNITVIENAYATALHAFEGRCVGASVQVEGLGPRVMEARATLLATGGCGVMYLHTTNPRVATADGVGLAHALGAAVENMEFMQFHPTALYHPQLRGFLISEACRGAGGTLRNHLGRRFMYDYDERLELAPRDIVARAIDSEMKKHKTWCVYLDMTHLSSREIRTKFPTIYERLLSIGLEADKDWIPVTPAQHYSCGGVKTDLSGRTSIPGLYAAGEVSCTGVHGANRLASNSLLEALVFGSEAASACTAEPPLPGEVAEFQCPKCIPETEAIVIRRTLQHTMSDFAGVVRTDEGLLRARGQISKLFEEYSAAHEAPHSPYPLETLNLLTAASYVVEGAIRREDNVGLHFNADRAQ from the coding sequence GTGGTTCGTGCGAGGGTGGGTTTGAGGTTCGACTACTTGGCCATTGGGAGCGGTCTGGCAGGGCTGACCTTCGCCCTTCGCGCGGCTGAGCAGGGGACCGTCGGCGTCGTTACAAAGTCCGCGGCCAGCGAAGCCAACACCAGCTACGCTCAGGGCGGAATCGCTGCGGCGGTGGGTGAGGCCGACTCGTGGGAACTCCACGAGCAGGACACGCTGATCGCGGGCGCGGGGCTTTGCGATCCCCTCGCCGTTCGATTCCTTGTGCAAAACGCGCCCGCCGCAATCGAGTGGTTGCTGTCGCTCGGCGTTCCGTTCGATCGCGGGCCTGGGGGTCTGGACCTCGGCCTCGAAGGCGGCCACAGCCAGAGGCGAATCGTTCACTCGAAGGACCGCACTGGCTGGGAGATCGAGCGGACCATGATCGACTCCATTCGCGCCCATCCCAACATCACGGTCATCGAAAACGCGTACGCGACGGCCCTGCACGCGTTCGAAGGGCGCTGCGTCGGCGCTTCGGTCCAGGTCGAAGGATTGGGGCCGCGGGTGATGGAGGCCCGGGCGACCCTCCTTGCCACTGGGGGTTGCGGCGTGATGTACCTTCACACGACCAACCCGCGCGTTGCCACGGCAGACGGCGTCGGGCTGGCTCACGCGCTCGGCGCCGCTGTCGAAAACATGGAGTTCATGCAGTTCCACCCGACGGCGCTCTATCATCCTCAACTCCGGGGATTCCTGATCTCCGAGGCGTGTCGAGGGGCCGGTGGGACCTTGCGCAACCACCTTGGGCGGAGGTTCATGTACGATTACGACGAACGCCTCGAACTCGCGCCAAGAGACATCGTCGCAAGGGCGATCGACTCCGAGATGAAGAAGCACAAGACGTGGTGCGTGTACCTCGACATGACGCACCTGTCGTCGCGCGAGATCCGCACGAAGTTCCCCACAATCTACGAAAGGCTCCTTTCGATCGGGCTCGAAGCCGATAAGGACTGGATTCCCGTGACGCCCGCCCAGCACTACTCCTGCGGAGGAGTCAAGACCGATCTCTCGGGACGCACCTCGATCCCTGGGCTCTATGCGGCGGGAGAGGTTTCGTGTACGGGCGTTCATGGGGCGAACCGGCTCGCGAGCAACAGCCTCTTGGAGGCCCTGGTGTTCGGATCGGAAGCGGCAAGCGCCTGCACCGCCGAACCTCCTTTGCCGGGCGAAGTCGCTGAATTCCAATGCCCGAAGTGCATCCCCGAGACGGAAGCGATCGTGATCCGGCGGACGCTTCAGCACACGATGTCGGACTTTGCGGGCGTCGTGAGGACGGATGAGGGGTTGCTCCGGGCGCGCGGACAGATCTCAAAGCTGTTTGAGGAGTACTCCGCGGCTCACGAAGCGCCGCACTCGCCGTACCCGCTCGAAACGCTCAACCTACTTACTGCGGCCAGCTACGTGGTGGAGGGGGCGATCCGGCGCGAGGATAACGTAGGGCTCCACTTCAACGCGGATCGGGCGCAATGA
- a CDS encoding sugar phosphate isomerase/epimerase — MSKIPIALQLYSVRDECQEDFLDVIRKVGEMGYQGVEFAGFHGRTAGEVRSALDAAGLACAGSHTGIAALADESFDATLDYLAEVGCPYVIVPGIPEEMRSTPHACADTARRFSDLCARIEERGMRAGYHCHYGDMVQLSDGRTAWYILGSMTPRSFVLQYDTANGMSAGSDPVQPIRDWPGRGETIHLKEWAGRHGAAPIGEGDVPWTEVFAACEQLGGTVWYIVEHEGESNLPSLEAAQRCLSNLRAMGK, encoded by the coding sequence ATGAGCAAGATTCCAATCGCTTTGCAACTGTATTCTGTGCGCGACGAGTGCCAAGAGGATTTCCTCGACGTGATTCGCAAAGTCGGGGAAATGGGCTATCAAGGCGTCGAGTTCGCAGGGTTTCATGGCCGGACTGCAGGTGAGGTGAGGTCGGCCCTCGACGCGGCGGGCCTCGCTTGCGCGGGGAGCCACACCGGCATCGCTGCGCTGGCCGACGAATCCTTCGACGCCACTCTCGACTACCTTGCTGAAGTCGGATGTCCCTACGTGATCGTGCCGGGGATTCCGGAGGAGATGCGAAGTACGCCCCATGCTTGCGCCGACACCGCCCGCCGGTTCTCCGATCTTTGCGCGAGGATCGAAGAGAGGGGGATGCGGGCGGGGTACCACTGCCATTACGGCGACATGGTTCAGCTCTCCGACGGGCGGACCGCTTGGTACATTCTCGGCTCGATGACCCCCCGATCGTTCGTCCTGCAATACGACACGGCGAACGGGATGTCTGCGGGCAGCGACCCCGTTCAGCCGATTCGAGACTGGCCCGGCCGCGGCGAGACGATCCATCTGAAGGAGTGGGCCGGCAGACACGGAGCAGCGCCGATCGGTGAAGGGGATGTCCCTTGGACGGAGGTCTTCGCAGCTTGCGAGCAACTGGGCGGGACGGTTTGGTACATCGTCGAGCACGAGGGCGAATCGAACCTGCCTTCGCTGGAAGCGGCGCAGCGTTGCCTTTCCAACTTGAGGGCGATGGGGAAGTGA
- a CDS encoding arsenate reductase ArsC: MNSKKRVLFVCVENSNRSQMAEAFAKMYGGDCVEAFSAGSRPSGKVNKKAISAMSEVGYDLTSHNSKSLGQVPEGDFDAVVTMGCGDACPHVQARVRCDWSIPDPKDLSADEFNKVRDLISSHVRELLQKL, from the coding sequence GTGAACTCCAAGAAACGGGTGCTGTTCGTGTGCGTCGAGAACTCCAATCGCAGCCAGATGGCGGAGGCGTTCGCGAAGATGTACGGCGGCGATTGCGTAGAGGCATTTAGCGCGGGCTCACGCCCTTCGGGAAAGGTGAACAAGAAGGCGATTTCGGCCATGAGCGAAGTCGGCTACGACCTCACCTCGCACAACTCGAAGTCTCTCGGCCAAGTCCCGGAGGGCGATTTCGATGCCGTCGTGACGATGGGATGCGGCGACGCTTGCCCCCACGTCCAAGCAAGAGTTCGATGCGACTGGTCCATCCCTGATCCCAAGGATTTGTCCGCTGATGAGTTCAACAAGGTTCGCGACCTCATCTCCTCCCACGTCCGCGAGCTTCTCCAAAAGCTGTAG